From the genome of Solidesulfovibrio carbinolicus, one region includes:
- a CDS encoding 4Fe-4S dicluster domain-containing protein, with translation MNIINLTRDYDEDFVHRVEEESGQNVSLCYQCGNCTAGCPYTFAYDIPVSQIMRLVQAGQKKTVLSSKSIWLCATCESCTTRCPNMIDVACVMDVLRHMARREGLAAVPQVKTFWDSFLDSVRAHGRVFELGLLINYVAKTGRFWTDMDLGPKILPKGKLGFTPHDIQGKEHVARIFERFERESNS, from the coding sequence ATGAACATCATCAATCTCACCCGCGATTATGACGAGGATTTCGTTCACAGGGTGGAGGAGGAGTCCGGTCAGAACGTCAGCCTGTGCTACCAGTGCGGGAACTGCACGGCCGGCTGTCCGTACACCTTTGCCTACGACATCCCCGTCAGCCAGATCATGCGCCTCGTCCAGGCCGGCCAGAAAAAGACCGTGCTTTCCAGCAAGTCCATCTGGCTGTGCGCCACCTGCGAATCCTGCACCACCCGCTGCCCCAACATGATCGACGTCGCCTGCGTCATGGACGTGCTGCGCCACATGGCCCGCCGCGAGGGCCTGGCCGCCGTGCCGCAGGTCAAGACGTTCTGGGACAGCTTCCTGGATTCCGTGCGCGCCCACGGCCGGGTTTTCGAACTCGGGCTGCTCATCAACTACGTCGCCAAGACCGGCCGGTTCTGGACCGACATGGACCTCGGCCCCAAGATCCTGCCCAAGGGCAAGCTCGGCTTCACGCCCCACGACATTCAGGGCAAGGAGCACGTGGCCCGGATTTTCGAGCGTTTCGAGAGGGAGTCCAACTCATGA
- a CDS encoding CoB--CoM heterodisulfide reductase iron-sulfur subunit B family protein, with protein sequence MSEAIAYYPGCSGLGTSKEYDTSTRAVCAALGLSLVDIPDWSCCGSSPAHTKDHVLSAALAARNLQLVSDMGLKAAATPCPSCLTNLRTANHRCEAAPFKAKVDKLLDDPYAGGVNAVSVLQALTEMVGLDAVKSAVRTPLKGLKVACYYGCIMNRPPELMAFDDCENPMAMDNILAAMGAEVVPFPLKVECCGASYGIPRPDVVAKLSGKLLDVAQSVGADMVAVACPLCQMNLDLRQGQINRAGGTNYRMPVPYFTQLMAVALNIADEDIGFGKLCVDPRPVLSKALAVAD encoded by the coding sequence ATGAGCGAAGCCATCGCCTACTACCCGGGCTGTTCGGGCCTGGGCACGTCCAAAGAGTACGACACCTCCACCCGGGCGGTGTGCGCCGCCCTGGGACTGTCCCTGGTGGACATCCCGGACTGGAGCTGTTGCGGCTCGTCTCCGGCCCACACCAAGGACCATGTGCTCTCCGCCGCCCTGGCCGCCCGCAACCTGCAGCTCGTGTCCGACATGGGGCTTAAGGCCGCGGCCACGCCCTGCCCGAGCTGCCTGACCAACCTGCGCACGGCCAACCACCGCTGCGAGGCCGCGCCCTTTAAGGCCAAGGTCGACAAGCTCCTGGACGACCCCTACGCCGGCGGCGTCAATGCCGTGTCCGTGCTCCAGGCCCTCACCGAGATGGTCGGGCTGGACGCCGTGAAATCGGCCGTCCGCACGCCGCTTAAAGGCCTCAAGGTGGCCTGCTACTACGGCTGCATCATGAACCGGCCGCCCGAGCTCATGGCCTTTGACGACTGCGAAAACCCCATGGCCATGGACAACATCCTGGCGGCCATGGGGGCCGAGGTCGTGCCCTTTCCGCTCAAGGTCGAGTGCTGCGGGGCCTCCTACGGCATCCCCCGGCCCGACGTGGTGGCCAAACTCTCCGGCAAGCTCCTGGACGTCGCCCAAAGCGTCGGCGCGGACATGGTCGCCGTGGCCTGCCCCTTGTGCCAGATGAACCTGGATCTGCGCCAGGGCCAGATCAACCGCGCCGGCGGCACCAACTACCGGATGCCGGTCCCTTACTTCACCCAGCTCATGGCCGTGGCCCTGAACATCGCGGACGAGGACATCGGGTTTGGCAAGCTCTGCGTGGACCCCAGGCCCGTCCTTTCCAAGGCCCTTGCGGTCGCGGACTAA
- a CDS encoding CoB--CoM heterodisulfide reductase iron-sulfur subunit A family protein codes for MRIGVFVCHCGSNIEGTVDTATVAKASLDFPEVVYATDTMYACSEPGQDGIIQAIKDKNLTGVVVASCTPRMHEPTFRKAVERAGLNRFMFEMANIREHVSWIGRDREANTNKSVDLVRIAVEKLRRDAPLIPSKFSVNKRVMVIGGGVAGIQAALDCADGGLEVVLVERESSIGGKMAKLDKTFPTVDCSSCILGPKMVDVAQHPNITLHAYAEVDSIGGYVGNFQVQVKKRATYVDWELCTGCGACMEKCPSKKNPDAFNEKIGPCTSINIPFPQAIPKKAVIDPTTCRQFVKGKCGVCAKVCPTKAIRYDMTDEIVTEDVGAIVAATGYDLFDISKVTEYGGGRYPDVITGLQYERLLSASGPTGGHIKRPSDGKEPKNVVFIQCVGSRDKSLDRPYCSGFCCMYTAKQTILTKDHIPDSQSYVFYMDIRSPGKMYDEFTRRAMEEYGARYIRGRVAMVYPKGDKMIVRGADTLAGTQVEIEADLVVLAAGAEAAKGAPQLAEKLRISYDKYGFFMESHPKLKPVETNTAGVYLAGSCQGPKDIPQSVGQGSAAAAKVLALFSKDMLESDPQISRVDIKRCVGCGKCIMTCPFKAIKEVEFRGQKKAEVIETVCQGCGICTSTCPQGAIQLSHFTDNQILAEVNALCQS; via the coding sequence ATGCGAATCGGCGTTTTCGTCTGCCACTGCGGCAGCAACATCGAAGGCACGGTGGACACCGCGACCGTGGCCAAGGCGTCCCTGGATTTTCCCGAGGTCGTCTACGCCACGGACACCATGTACGCCTGCTCGGAACCCGGCCAGGACGGCATCATCCAGGCCATCAAAGACAAAAACCTTACCGGCGTGGTGGTGGCTTCCTGCACCCCGCGCATGCACGAGCCCACCTTCCGCAAGGCCGTCGAACGGGCGGGGCTTAACCGCTTCATGTTCGAAATGGCCAACATCCGCGAGCACGTCTCCTGGATCGGCCGGGACCGCGAGGCCAATACCAACAAGTCCGTGGATCTGGTGCGCATCGCCGTGGAAAAGCTGCGCCGCGACGCGCCGCTGATCCCCAGCAAGTTCTCGGTCAACAAGCGCGTCATGGTCATCGGCGGCGGCGTGGCCGGCATCCAGGCGGCCCTGGACTGCGCCGACGGCGGCCTTGAGGTCGTGCTGGTCGAGCGCGAATCCTCCATCGGCGGCAAGATGGCCAAGCTCGACAAGACCTTCCCCACGGTCGACTGTTCGAGCTGCATCCTGGGCCCCAAGATGGTCGACGTGGCCCAGCACCCCAACATCACGCTCCACGCCTACGCCGAAGTCGATTCCATCGGCGGCTACGTGGGCAACTTCCAGGTGCAGGTCAAAAAACGCGCCACCTACGTCGATTGGGAACTGTGCACCGGCTGCGGGGCCTGCATGGAGAAGTGTCCGAGCAAGAAAAACCCGGACGCCTTCAACGAAAAGATCGGTCCCTGCACCTCCATCAACATTCCCTTTCCCCAGGCCATCCCGAAAAAAGCGGTCATCGACCCCACCACCTGCCGCCAGTTCGTCAAGGGCAAGTGCGGCGTGTGCGCCAAGGTCTGCCCGACCAAGGCCATCCGCTACGACATGACCGATGAGATCGTCACCGAGGACGTCGGCGCCATCGTGGCCGCCACCGGCTACGACCTCTTCGACATCTCCAAGGTGACCGAGTACGGCGGCGGGCGCTACCCCGACGTCATCACCGGCCTGCAGTACGAACGCCTGCTGTCGGCCTCCGGCCCCACCGGCGGCCACATCAAGCGGCCCTCGGACGGCAAGGAACCCAAAAACGTCGTCTTCATCCAGTGCGTGGGTTCGCGCGACAAGTCCCTGGACCGGCCGTACTGCTCGGGCTTCTGCTGCATGTACACGGCCAAGCAGACCATCCTGACCAAGGACCATATCCCGGATTCCCAGTCCTACGTCTTCTACATGGACATCCGCTCTCCCGGCAAAATGTACGACGAGTTCACCCGCCGGGCCATGGAAGAGTATGGCGCGCGCTACATCCGGGGCCGCGTGGCCATGGTCTACCCCAAGGGCGACAAGATGATCGTGCGCGGGGCCGACACCCTGGCCGGCACCCAGGTCGAGATCGAAGCCGACCTGGTCGTCCTGGCCGCCGGCGCCGAAGCCGCCAAGGGCGCGCCCCAGCTGGCCGAGAAGCTGCGCATCTCCTACGACAAGTACGGCTTTTTCATGGAAAGCCATCCCAAGCTCAAGCCCGTGGAGACCAACACCGCCGGCGTCTATCTGGCCGGTTCCTGCCAGGGTCCCAAGGACATTCCCCAGTCCGTGGGCCAGGGCAGCGCCGCCGCCGCCAAGGTTTTGGCCCTGTTCTCCAAGGACATGCTGGAAAGCGATCCGCAGATCAGCCGCGTGGACATCAAGCGCTGCGTGGGCTGCGGCAAGTGCATCATGACCTGCCCGTTCAAGGCCATCAAGGAAGTCGAATTCCGGGGCCAGAAAAAGGCCGAGGTCATCGAGACCGTCTGCCAGGGCTGCGGCATCTGCACCTCCACCTGCCCCCAGGGGGCCATCCAGCTGTCGCACTTCACGGACAACCAAATCCTCGCGGAGGTCAACGCCTTATGCCAGTCCTGA
- a CDS encoding hydrogenase iron-sulfur subunit, with protein sequence MPVLTGKELRIVGFLCNWCSYGGADTAGVGRFNQPTDLRIIRVPCSGRIDPLFIAKTLINGADGVLVSGCHPRDCHYAEGNFYARRRLEVLKRFLPILGIDPARFDYTWVSASEGQRWQKVVTVFTEQIHALGPATRHENVSPELLAKVASAIQGGNRVAA encoded by the coding sequence ATGCCAGTCCTGACCGGCAAGGAACTGCGGATCGTCGGATTCCTGTGCAACTGGTGCTCCTACGGCGGCGCGGACACGGCAGGCGTTGGGCGGTTCAATCAGCCCACGGACCTGCGGATCATCCGCGTGCCCTGCTCCGGGCGCATTGATCCCCTGTTCATCGCCAAAACGCTCATTAACGGCGCCGACGGCGTCCTCGTCTCCGGCTGCCACCCGCGCGACTGCCACTACGCCGAGGGCAACTTCTACGCCCGCCGGCGTCTGGAAGTCCTCAAGCGCTTCCTGCCTATCCTGGGCATCGACCCGGCCCGGTTCGACTACACCTGGGTCTCGGCCTCGGAAGGCCAGCGCTGGCAGAAGGTGGTGACGGTCTTTACCGAACAGATTCACGCCCTGGGACCGGCGACGCGCCACGAGAACGTGTCCCCGGAACTGTTGGCCAAGGTCGCTTCGGCCATCCAAGGAGGCAACCGTGTCGCGG